The following coding sequences are from one Pocillopora verrucosa isolate sample1 chromosome 5, ASM3666991v2, whole genome shotgun sequence window:
- the LOC136280760 gene encoding uncharacterized protein codes for MANKQGQYWTHSLSAGEYAEYQWNESHVQPGIQPYLPQFMFPPLQASQFSHETVRSVSPQPGPSFSSLETAAAMFSQSREGTEGESRALVRWSRADVLLLISCYVERRERFKDIKKKNKSLWEEISEELKKNGVFFNAKACETKLKNLKRSYVACVDHNKVSGNDRKKCNFYDELHEIFSKDDAIQKHCAATLMVNGAKMQSRVLKIPVPH; via the exons ATGGCGAATAAACAAG GACAATATTGGACGCACAGTTTATCTGCAGGTGAATATGCAGAATATCAGTGGAACGAAAGCCACGTTCAACCGGGCATTCAACCTTATCTTCCTCAGTTCATGTTTCCACCACTGCAGGCATCACAGTTCAGCCATGAAACAGTCAGATCAGTATCACCTCAGCCTGGtccaagtttttcttctttggaaacAGCTGCAGCCATGTTCAGTCAGTCGCGTGAAGGCACCGAAGGCGAATCGAGAGCTCTTGTACGCTGGTCTAGAGCTGATGTGCTGTTGTTAATTTCCTGCTATGTCGAACGCAGAGAACGatttaaagatataaaaaaaaagaacaagtcCCTGTGGGAAGAAATCAGCGAAGAATTAAAGAAGAACGGAGTGTTCTTTAATGCCAAGGCGTGTGAGACGAAATTGAAAAATCTGAAGAGAAGTTATGTTGCTTGTGTTGATCACAACAAAGTCAGCGGAAATGACCGAAAGAAATGCAACTTCTATGACGAACTTCACGAAATATTTTCGAAAGATGATGCCATCCAAAAACATTGTGCAGCAACATTGATGGTAAACGGAGCAAAGATGCAGTCAAGAGTGTTAAAAATTCCAGTTCCACATTGA
- the LOC136281029 gene encoding uncharacterized protein, producing MPAWVEKELSRLVFSFFWSGKRELVSRATVVQPHLFGGFSVVNVKFKVFSLLGQWVKRFASSPSGWSSFMSFWFLSSFGVPLVTVLSRPFSFDPGALPPFYSSLLFAWRRLNGSFSSSLNSLAVGVGSPLVCTPVAGVSTKSCYLYLLSENMVQPHCVDKFSFTFGPLDWPATWRSLSFFDVDRHVIDLNWKVAHGVLYTAQRLASFGLSVPLACFCGPTIESLDHLFYYCPLAQSVLSWLQSLLFSFSFMCPALLVRHVRFGFSSDELCVTPRVFVYLLNLCKFYIWQSRNDFRFRNIPPGAVDVIAKVKARLKCHLPIFFKRFQSSRRRRYFHRQWGARGVVASVSGSVLSFVL from the coding sequence ATGCCGGCCTGGGTGGAGAAGGAGCTTTCCCGTCTGgtcttttccttcttctggTCGGGTAAGCGGGAACTGGTGTCCCGCGCTACCGTGGTCCAGCCCCACCTGTTCGGTGGGTTCTCGGTCGtaaatgtgaaatttaaagTCTTTTCCCTGCTTGGCCAGTGGGTGAAGAGGTTTGCCTCTTCGCCTTCTGGCTGGTCCTCCTTTATGTCTTTCTGGTTCTTGTCTTCTTTCGGTGTTCCCCTCGTAACTGTGCTTTCTCGTCCTTTTTCGTTCGATCCCGGGGCCTTGCCGCCCTTCTACTCGTCTCTTTTGTTCGCATGGCGTCGTCTAAATGGTTCCTTTTCTTCCTCCCTTAATTCCCTGGCAGTCGGTGTCGGCTCGCCCCTGGTTTGCACCCCAGTGGCGGGCGTGTCCACCAAGTCCTGTTACCTTTACCTCCTCTCTGAGAACATGGTCCAACCACACTGCGTCGACAAGTTTTCGTTCACCTTCGGCCCGCTGGATTGGCCCGCTACATGGCGTTCCCTGTCGTTTTTCGACGTTGACCGTCACGTCATCGACCTGAATTGGAAGGTGGCGCATGGCGTGCTGTACACGGCGCAGCGTCTGGCATCCTTTGGACTGTCGGTTCCCCTTGCTTGTTTCTGTGGTCCGACCATCGAGTCTCTCGATCACCTCTTCTATTACTGTCCGTTAGCGCAAAGTGTTCTGTCGTGGTTGCAATCGTTGTTGTTCAGTTTCTCCTTCATGTGTCCGGCTCTGTTGGTGCGCCACGTTCGCTTCGGCTTTAGTTCGGACGAACTGTGCGTCACCCCTCGTGTCTTTGTCTATCTTTTGAACTTGTGTAAATTCTACATCTGGCAGTCCCGGAACGATTTCCGTTTTCGTAATATTCCCCCAGGCGCTGTGGACGTCATCGCCAAAGTGAAGGCTCGCCTGAAGTGTCACCTTCCGATTTTCTTCAAGCGTTTTCAATCCTCCCGTCGTCGCCGTTATTTTCACCGTCAGTGGGGCGCCCGCGGGGTCGTCGCTTCTGTAAGTGGCTCTGTTCTGTCCTTTGTTCTTTAG